A window from Rhizosphaericola mali encodes these proteins:
- a CDS encoding glycogen synthase yields the protein MKIVHVTAECYPVAKVGGLGDVAGALPKYQNLAGEDAKLIMPMYKTPFLYNHEWENAYQGNASIGNHAFEFTVIKEKHNSLGFDLYLLDINGVLDREKVYGYSDDTYRFLSFQIAVVHWLSHWEDKPDVIHCHDYHTGMISFMMKHCYAYQNLSNIPSILTIHNAQYQGQFGWNQVDWIPAFDPTVGGLIEWKNDINPLATAIKNSWKVNTVSDGYLHELIYNSNGLEDLFEYEKGKCSGILNGIDDQLWNPNTDNYISHHYNVQNYKAGKEKNKEAICKQFGIDGSKPLFAFIGRLVGEKAADLLPDAILSSLYLLKGRISFIILGSGEKETENQLRSINSLFPSFYHADIGYNEALSHQLYASADFLLMPSRVEPCGLNQMYSMRYGTIPIVRRTGGLKDTVKDVGDGGWGICFNNATSEEIIYSIGRAMEISHNPKIMDKMIEAGMQIDHSWNKTVTQYLDLYRSCF from the coding sequence ATGAAGATTGTCCATGTTACGGCAGAATGTTATCCCGTTGCAAAAGTTGGAGGATTAGGAGACGTAGCAGGAGCTTTACCTAAATATCAAAACCTAGCCGGTGAAGACGCCAAGTTGATAATGCCCATGTACAAAACGCCATTTTTGTATAATCATGAATGGGAAAATGCCTATCAAGGTAATGCATCCATTGGTAACCATGCTTTTGAATTCACGGTTATAAAAGAAAAACACAATAGTCTTGGTTTTGATTTGTATTTATTAGACATTAATGGAGTTTTAGATAGAGAAAAAGTATATGGTTATAGTGATGATACATATAGATTTTTATCTTTTCAGATAGCCGTAGTGCATTGGTTAAGTCATTGGGAAGACAAACCTGATGTCATCCACTGCCACGATTATCACACAGGTATGATTTCATTTATGATGAAGCATTGTTATGCCTATCAAAATTTGAGTAATATTCCGAGTATATTGACGATACATAACGCACAATATCAGGGGCAATTTGGATGGAATCAAGTTGATTGGATTCCAGCATTTGATCCTACTGTTGGAGGCTTAATTGAATGGAAAAATGATATCAATCCATTAGCAACTGCTATTAAGAATTCATGGAAGGTAAATACAGTTAGTGATGGCTATCTACATGAATTAATATACAATAGCAATGGACTCGAAGATTTATTTGAGTATGAGAAAGGTAAATGTTCTGGTATATTGAATGGAATTGATGACCAGTTATGGAATCCAAATACAGATAATTACATTTCTCATCATTATAATGTACAAAATTATAAAGCTGGTAAAGAAAAAAATAAAGAAGCAATTTGTAAACAATTTGGAATTGATGGAAGTAAGCCATTATTTGCATTTATTGGGAGATTAGTTGGAGAAAAGGCTGCAGATTTACTACCTGATGCAATTTTATCTTCCCTTTATTTACTAAAAGGACGGATATCTTTCATCATTTTAGGAAGTGGAGAAAAAGAAACTGAAAATCAATTGAGAAGTATCAATAGTCTTTTCCCTTCATTTTATCATGCAGATATAGGATATAATGAAGCGCTAAGCCATCAATTATATGCTTCAGCAGATTTCTTATTAATGCCAAGCAGAGTAGAGCCTTGTGGATTAAATCAAATGTATTCCATGCGCTATGGGACCATTCCAATTGTTAGGCGTACAGGAGGGCTTAAAGATACAGTTAAAGACGTTGGAGATGGAGGCTGGGGTATTTGCTTTAATAATGCAACTTCAGAAGAAATTATATATTCGATTGGAAGAGCTATGGAAATATCACATAACCCAAAAATCATGGATAAAATGATCGAAGCAGGTATGCAAATTGATCATAGTTGGAATAAAACAGTAACTCAATATTTAGATCTTTATAGATCTTGTTTTTAA
- a CDS encoding glucose-1-phosphate adenylyltransferase yields the protein MIKLLSNEVVAVILGGGAGTRLYPLTANRSKPAVPIAGKYRLVDIPISNCLNSGIDRMFVLTQYNSASLNRHIKNTYQFGAFSNGFTDILAAEQTPEGDSWYQGTADAVRQSYKHIRNHNFDYLLILSGDQLYKIDFAEMIQNHVEKNADISIATIPVTSDEAEDFGIMKINEESTITSFIEKPKKDLHADWVSDTGLEMQSKGRNFLASMGIYIFSKNAIQDLLAENPAATDFGKEIIPLAIENKKVISYQYNGYWTDIGNIPSFFEANIGLTADIPEIDLYDSAQTIYTRPRMLPAAKISNSYLDHAIIAEGSILLCERIEHSIIGIRSRIGFGSVIKTSYIMGCDYYETLEEIVEEKDRGVPALGIGDNCHIENALIDKNAHIGNNVIIRGHEGLENTDTPEYMVKDGIVVIKKNAFIPEGTIIQ from the coding sequence ATGATTAAATTATTATCTAACGAAGTTGTTGCCGTTATTTTAGGAGGAGGAGCGGGTACAAGATTATATCCATTGACAGCAAATCGCTCTAAACCAGCAGTGCCCATTGCAGGGAAATATAGATTAGTTGATATCCCCATTAGCAATTGCTTAAATTCAGGTATAGACCGTATGTTTGTTTTGACGCAATACAATTCCGCTTCATTAAATCGCCATATTAAAAATACTTATCAATTTGGTGCTTTCAGTAATGGCTTTACCGATATTTTGGCAGCTGAGCAAACACCTGAGGGCGACTCATGGTATCAAGGAACGGCAGATGCTGTGAGACAATCCTACAAACATATCCGAAATCATAATTTCGATTACTTATTGATTTTAAGCGGTGATCAATTATACAAAATTGATTTTGCGGAAATGATTCAAAATCATGTGGAAAAAAATGCAGACATCAGTATTGCTACAATTCCGGTAACGAGTGATGAAGCAGAAGACTTTGGTATTATGAAAATAAATGAAGAAAGTACAATCACTTCTTTTATTGAAAAACCAAAGAAAGATTTACATGCTGATTGGGTAAGTGATACAGGTCTAGAGATGCAATCAAAAGGTCGCAATTTCTTAGCATCCATGGGTATCTACATTTTCAGTAAAAATGCTATACAAGATTTATTAGCTGAAAATCCAGCTGCGACTGATTTCGGTAAAGAAATAATTCCATTAGCGATTGAAAATAAAAAAGTTATTAGTTATCAATATAATGGTTACTGGACAGATATCGGAAATATTCCTTCATTTTTTGAAGCAAACATAGGTTTGACTGCAGATATTCCCGAAATAGATTTATACGATAGTGCGCAGACAATTTATACCAGACCACGTATGTTGCCTGCGGCCAAGATCTCTAATAGTTATTTGGATCATGCCATCATAGCCGAAGGAAGTATACTTCTATGTGAACGAATTGAACACAGTATTATAGGCATTCGTTCCCGTATTGGATTTGGTAGCGTCATTAAGACCTCTTACATTATGGGATGCGATTATTATGAAACATTAGAAGAAATTGTAGAGGAAAAAGACCGCGGTGTTCCAGCACTTGGGATTGGAGATAATTGCCATATTGAGAATGCTTTAATCGACAAAAATGCCCATATCGGCAATAATGTAATTATACGTGGGCATGAAGGTTTGGAAAATACAGACACTCCAGAATACATGGTTAAAGATGGTATTGTCGTTATTAAGAAGAATGCTTTTATTCCAGAAGGCACTATTATTCAATAG